The Pseudomonas fluorescens genome includes a window with the following:
- the xerD gene encoding site-specific tyrosine recombinase XerD — MPAIDHPLIDQFLDALWLEKGLSDNTRDAYRSDLALFNGWLQENHLELINAGRELILDHLAWRLEQNYKPRSTARFLSGLRGFYRYLLREKLIAVDPTLRVEMPQLGRPLPKSLSEADVEALLAAPDLSEAIGQRDRAMLEVLYACGLRVTELISLTLEQVNLRQGVLRVMGKGSKERLVPMGEEAIVWVERYMRDARHELLGGRPSDVLFPSLRGEQMTRQTFWHRIKHQAKVAGINKSLSPHTLRHAFATHLLNHGADLRVVQMLLGHSDLSTTQIYTHVARARLQDLHAKHHPRG; from the coding sequence ATGCCCGCCATCGATCATCCGCTGATAGACCAGTTTCTCGACGCCCTGTGGCTGGAAAAGGGGTTGTCCGATAACACCCGTGATGCTTATCGCAGTGACCTGGCGCTGTTCAACGGTTGGTTGCAGGAAAACCACCTGGAGCTGATCAATGCCGGCCGGGAATTGATCCTCGATCACTTGGCGTGGCGCCTGGAGCAGAACTACAAACCGCGCTCGACGGCGCGGTTTCTCTCTGGCTTGCGTGGTTTTTATCGCTATTTGCTGCGGGAAAAATTGATTGCGGTGGACCCGACCTTGCGCGTGGAGATGCCGCAATTGGGGCGTCCATTGCCCAAGTCCCTCTCGGAAGCCGATGTGGAAGCGTTGCTGGCGGCCCCCGACCTCAGCGAAGCCATTGGTCAGCGCGACCGGGCCATGCTGGAAGTCTTGTACGCCTGCGGCCTGCGGGTCACCGAGTTGATCAGCTTGACGCTGGAACAGGTCAATCTGCGCCAGGGCGTGCTGCGGGTGATGGGCAAAGGCAGCAAGGAACGCCTGGTGCCGATGGGTGAGGAAGCGATTGTCTGGGTCGAGCGCTACATGCGCGATGCCCGCCACGAACTGCTGGGCGGGCGCCCCAGCGACGTGCTGTTCCCCAGCCTGCGCGGCGAGCAGATGACCCGCCAGACGTTCTGGCACCGCATCAAGCACCAGGCCAAGGTGGCCGGAATCAACAAATCCCTCTCGCCCCACACCTTGCGCCATGCCTTCGCCACGCACCTGCTCAACCACGGCGCCGACCTGCGGGTGGTGCAGATGCTGCTCGGCCACAGCGACCTGTCCACTACCCAGATCTACACCCACGTCGCCCGGGCGCGGTTGCAGGACTTGCATGCCAAGCATCACCCGCGTGGATAG
- the rpsP gene encoding 30S ribosomal protein S16 translates to MLTIRLALGGSKKRPFYHLTVTDSRNPRDGSHKEQVGFFNPVARGQEVRLSVNQERVAYWLSVGAQPSERVAQLLKESAKAAA, encoded by the coding sequence ATGCTAACAATCCGTCTTGCCCTTGGCGGCTCCAAAAAGCGCCCGTTTTACCACCTGACCGTAACCGACAGCCGCAACCCGCGTGACGGTTCCCACAAGGAGCAGGTTGGTTTCTTCAACCCTGTTGCCCGTGGTCAGGAAGTTCGTCTGTCCGTGAACCAAGAGCGCGTAGCCTACTGGCTGAGCGTTGGTGCACAACCTTCTGAGCGCGTTGCTCAGTTGTTGAAGGAATCGGCTAAGGCTGCGGCCTGA
- the rimM gene encoding ribosome maturation factor RimM (Essential for efficient processing of 16S rRNA) yields the protein MNATPKDADDLIVVGKIYSVHGVRGEVKVYSFTDPIKNLLDYKTWTLKREGSVKQVELVSGRGNDKFLVAKLKGLDDREEARLLAGYEICVPRNLFPELTDGEYYWYQLVGLKVIDHLGQLLGKIDHLLETGSNDVMVVKPCVGSLDDRERLLPYTEQCVLAVDLAAGEMKVEWDADF from the coding sequence ATGAACGCGACGCCAAAAGATGCTGATGATTTGATCGTTGTCGGCAAAATCTACTCTGTACATGGCGTTCGCGGCGAAGTGAAGGTGTATTCCTTTACTGATCCGATCAAGAACCTGTTGGACTACAAAACCTGGACGCTCAAGCGCGAAGGTAGCGTGAAACAGGTGGAGCTGGTCAGCGGACGCGGGAACGACAAGTTCCTGGTCGCAAAGCTCAAGGGTCTCGATGATCGTGAAGAAGCGCGTCTTCTGGCCGGTTATGAGATCTGCGTGCCGCGCAACCTGTTCCCTGAACTGACCGACGGCGAGTACTACTGGTACCAGCTGGTGGGTCTGAAGGTCATCGACCACCTCGGGCAATTGCTCGGGAAAATCGATCACCTGCTCGAGACCGGTTCGAACGATGTCATGGTGGTCAAGCCTTGCGTCGGCAGCCTGGATGATCGCGAACGCCTGTTGCCCTATACCGAGCAATGCGTGTTGGCCGTCGACCTTGCCGCAGGCGAGATGAAGGTGGAATGGGATGCGGATTTCTGA
- the rplS gene encoding 50S ribosomal protein L19: protein MTNKIILALEAEQMTKEIPTFAPGDTVVVQVKVKEGDRSRLQAFEGVVIAKRNRGVNSAFTVRKISNGVGVERTFQTYSPQIDSMAVKRRGDVRKAKLYYLRDLSGKAARIKEKLA from the coding sequence ATGACTAACAAAATCATCCTTGCACTCGAAGCAGAGCAGATGACCAAAGAAATCCCTACCTTTGCCCCAGGCGACACCGTTGTCGTTCAGGTGAAAGTGAAGGAAGGCGACCGTTCCCGTCTGCAAGCGTTCGAAGGCGTCGTTATCGCCAAGCGTAACCGCGGCGTGAACAGTGCATTCACCGTTCGTAAAATCTCCAACGGTGTTGGCGTAGAGCGTACTTTCCAGACCTACAGCCCGCAAATCGACAGCATGGCTGTCAAGCGTCGCGGTGACGTACGTAAAGCCAAGCTGTACTACCTGCGTGACCTGTCGGGTAAAGCAGCTCGCATCAAGGAAAAACTGGCTTAA
- the trmD gene encoding tRNA (guanosine(37)-N1)-methyltransferase TrmD, producing MGCGFLNVANLRVEVITLFPEMFSAISEYGITSRAVKQELLQLTCWNPRDYTTDRHHTVDDRPFGGGPGMVMKIKPLEDALVQARTAAGEGAKVIYLSPQGRQLTQSAVRELANSDALILIAGRYEGIDERFIEAHVDEEWSIGDYVLSGGELPAMVLIDAVTRLLPGALGHADSAEEDSFTDGLLDCPHYTRPEVYADQRVPDVLLSGNHAHIRRWRLQQSLGRTYERRADLLESRSLSGEEKKLLEEYIRERDDS from the coding sequence ATGGGATGCGGATTTCTGAACGTGGCTAACTTGCGCGTTGAAGTCATCACATTGTTTCCCGAGATGTTTTCCGCCATCAGCGAGTACGGCATAACCAGCCGCGCGGTGAAACAGGAGCTGTTACAGCTCACTTGTTGGAATCCGCGGGACTACACCACGGATCGACATCACACTGTGGACGATCGCCCGTTTGGCGGTGGTCCGGGCATGGTGATGAAGATCAAGCCCCTGGAAGATGCGCTGGTTCAGGCCAGGACGGCAGCCGGGGAGGGTGCGAAGGTGATCTACCTGTCGCCCCAAGGCCGCCAGCTGACTCAGTCGGCGGTACGCGAGCTGGCGAATTCGGATGCATTGATCCTGATTGCCGGCCGTTATGAAGGCATTGACGAGCGTTTCATTGAAGCTCATGTCGATGAAGAGTGGTCGATTGGCGACTATGTATTGTCTGGCGGCGAGCTGCCGGCGATGGTCCTGATCGATGCGGTTACACGACTGCTGCCTGGAGCTTTAGGGCATGCAGATTCCGCTGAGGAAGATTCCTTTACGGATGGTCTGCTGGATTGCCCGCACTACACCCGACCGGAGGTGTATGCGGATCAGCGTGTTCCCGACGTGTTGCTAAGTGGCAACCACGCGCACATCCGGCGTTGGCGTTTACAGCAGTCCCTTGGTCGGACCTATGAACGACGCGCCGATCTTCTGGAAAGCCGCTCGCTTTCTGGAGAAGAGAAGAAGCTGCTCGAGGAATACATCCGCGAGCGGGACGATAGTTAA